In Capsicum annuum cultivar UCD-10X-F1 unplaced genomic scaffold, UCD10Xv1.1 ctg4422, whole genome shotgun sequence, the genomic stretch GTTATTCCGTAGTTTCAAGTACGATTTAGCATCTTCAGATTCTGCCATACATTTTAAGTTAttccccatgggcaagagttgacacttcATTATTCTGTAATGATTTGGTAAATATCCTATAACTCTTGCCCCATAGGCAAGACTGAgacagttatgccccatgggcaagagttgagaCTGTCATAGTCTGTAATTATTTGTcagatgacctataactcttTCCCTAGTGGCAAGACTTTGACAGTTTTCCCAATGGACAATAGTTAACTATTTCTTACACTTTAATGATTTTacttattgaatatatatatcctaaattaaattgttactaattttttgttgttttatttttcacaaGGGTTGTGCTTGGAATGGATGGAAAAGAAATGAGTATTGAGCAATACAATATGGAACAACCAATTGAAATTATTGATAGAAATAACGAGTTATAGGTTATCAAACCAATATTGGAGGCCGCAATAGATGAAGAAATGGGGCAGCCATCGAAGATTAAGAGGgtacaacaaaagaagaagaggatacttgatgTCGAGACTACTCTCTTGAGACACAATGCCTTTTTGAATGAGGTAAATTTCAATTGGATGTTAATTgacaaacaaaatatgataatgTGCATGTCAAACATTGCAATTACAAACAACATCCAATTTAAGGTTTTCAAATCAAGCACAACAAGATATTCATTGCGATGTTTGAACGACAACTGTGTGTGGCGGTTTCATGCCTCGAAGATTCTCGATTCTTTTCTCTTTCAGGTTACTACATATGAAAAGGCTCACAATTGCTCGGTTGATTTTATAACGTCCAACCACAAGAATGCAATATCAAAGGTCATATGTGActacttactagaacttgtgtgCGACTCTAGCAATGTAATCACACCAAACTTCGTGGTTGATGAAATGAGAAGGAAATACAGAATAATCATATCCTACAACCAAAGATGGCGACCGATACAGTATGCCTATACGATGATAAGAGGAACCACGGAAAAGAACTACAATAGGTTTCCATCGTATCTTCACATGATGAAAGAAAACAATCCAGGAATGTACACAAACATAAAGAGGGACGATAAGAATAGGTATAAATGCTATtctgttgaaattgaaaatgtTTACCCAAGAGACAAaagttttattctttaattgcactgattaaattattaacatatatgcaactcttgacTCATAGGTAAGACCTagttaagaaaattattatacaaatgctatactgttgaaattgaaaacttttgcacaaggggcaaaagtttattctttaattgcactgatgcgattattaacatatatgcaactcttgcctcatgagCATGACTtactttagaaaattgttgaaattgaaaacttttgcccaagaggcaaaagtttattctttaattgcactgattatattattaacatatgtgcaactcttgcctcatgggcaagacttagtttagaataatattgtaattcaaaacttttgcccaagaggaaaaagtttatctttaattgtactgattagattattaacatatatgcaactcttgcctcatggacaagacttagtttagaaaattattgtacaaatgctatacaacttgaaaacttttgcccagaGGCAAAACTTTATTCtataattgcactgattagattattaacatatattcaACTCTtacctcatgggcaagacttagtttagaaaattactgaaattgaaaacttttacccaagaggcaaaagtttatcctataattgcactgattagattattaacatacaTACAACTCTTACCTTATGGGAAAGACTTAGTTTATACAAAGtctatactgttgaaattgaaaacttttgcccaagaggaaaaagattattctttaattgcactgcttagattattaacatatatgcaattcttgcctcatgggcaagacttagtttatacGAATGCTacactgttgaaattgaaaacttttgcccaagaggcaaaagtttattctttaattttactaattagattattaacatatatgcaactcttgacttatgggcaagacttagtttataaaattattgacaTTGAAAAATTTTTCGCAAGAggaaaaagtttattctttaattgcagtgattagattattaacatatatgcaactcttacCTCATGGGCAAAACGTtatttagaaaattgttgaaattgaaactttgcccaagaggcaaaagtttattatttatttgcaCTGATTATATTATTAGCATAGATGGAACTCTTACCTTATGGGAAAGACTTCatttagaaaattgttgtacaaatgctaactgttgaagttgaaaactttttcccaagaggcaaaagtttattctttaattgcaccgattagattattaacatatatgcagcTCTTGCCTTATGGGCAAGatttagtttataaaattattgtactttgattataaacatcaaatgcaaattggtactaatattcttttgctcAACACAGGTTTCAATATGCATTTTTTGCTTATGGCACTTTAATCATTGGATAGACAAACTATAGACCAGTAATAGTGGTAGATGCAACATTTTTGAAGTCAAAATAGCATGGTTTCCTCATGATAGCAATGTCAAAGAACGGAAACAACAACATATTTCCCTTGTCTTTTGGAATTGTAGACTCAGAAAATAATTAGTCTTATAATTGGTTCTTCAATCAGTTTAGAAATGCAATTGGGGTACGTAAACAATTATCTATTCTATCAAAACGTCACCCAGCCATTacaaaattcaatttcaaatgtCTATCCAGAGTGTCAGCAAGGGATAAACATCTACTAAATGGagaataatttaagaaaaagatacTTCTCAGATGTGGTTCTATCACTCTTCTAtaatgcaacaacaacatacaaataaactgaattttataattttatggatgagatagaaaaagtcGACAAAGTTGCTACAGAGTACTTGAAAGAAGAAGAACCAAAAATATGGGCTCGTTCATTTCATACCAACAGAAGGTACAATTTGCTTACAACTAACAACGTGGAGTCCATGAATGCGGTACTGAGAAAAGTAAGGCAACTGCCAATGCTGGGACTGATCGATTATATTCAAAATAGGTTACAAAATTtgtttaatgaaataaaaatggaagaaCAAGGAAAATTTCAAGACATCACACATTGGTCGGAAGTGGAGGTGACTGACAAGATTCAAGCCGCCTTGAAATTGAAAGTaagtaattgaaattgtattttgatgATAGGGAAATATAAGGTTACTATTTTTTGATTGCAGATTATATATAGATGGTTTACTGTTATTTGTGTTTTAttacttgtttttttatttctttgagatTCGCGCGCGAAATATGTATTTTGTTGCTTCTGTTCCATTTTTCTACTCATAGTTGTGTGATCGTTTGTGATATGATGCCTATTTTTTGGTTGCCTCAAGATTCATCCCCTATGTATGTTTGATTGCTATGTATGGCTGATTCTGCTTATTTACTAGATATTTCACTATAATAGTTGATTCTACTCCCAGGTTAGATACAATATCTGTTTTATCTCAGTTTATTTGTAGCTAATTCTCCTGCTCATATGTTGGAAGCATCACTATTGAATCAGCTGCTATTCCAGAGCAAGGTTCTGTCCATTCCATATAATACagagaatttgactttgaaagctCATTCCTTGGATGACATATCCTTCTCCTGCGCTATCCCTGACCAAGCAAAGCATCAAAACTTTAACTATCCCCTATATTGGCccttctcttccattttgaaatagaaccttaattgtgACTCCTTATTATTGGTCACTTATTATTGGATTTTTGATTAGTTCAATATTAGATTGTGATTTGATGTTATCTGCTTGATTGTAGCTATTTTTTGGTTGCCTTAATATTCGTTCCATATGTATGGTTGATTGATCTGTATGCATGTTTTGTCTCATATACTAGATATTTCACTATAAGCTGTCATTTATTAATCATTTTGTTTACAGGTAGGGCCCATTGATGCAATAAGATTTATTGTAAGAGAAGGAGGAGTTGAATATATTGTAGACCTGAAGAGTAGGACTTGTCAATGCTTGGTATTTCAAACAGATGAGATACCATACATCCATGCAATTGCAGCGATAAACAGTAGAAATATGAACAAGTCTAGCTATTGTTCTCATTAGTTCTCAAGACAGTCTTGGCTACAAATGTACCAGGGAGAATCCTACCAGTTGAAAACACAAGATCATGGATTGTCCCAAATAGCATAAAAGATCTAATCACAAAACCCCCAGATAAGGAGGTTCTACTAGGGAGAAGACAAACATCCAGATATCCATGCAGAACAAAATCTTCAAGAATTAATTACAGATGTTTGAGATGCAAAAGAACTGGGAATAACATATCAAATTATCACTACACTCCTATCCTTCATCCATATGCAAGAGGAtacagaaataaaaataagaaaacatgattagttttactttttaccTGAGAAGTTGGATCAAAATAGCAGTTATAATAGGATTATTTGATCCCCTATTTTAGTTAGTAACAAGTACTTTTgactttcaatcatgaatttcttcttatttatttgaagTTTAAACTTGTGGTGACGTATTTAAGTCAATACcttcttattgattttttataaaaattacttagcatgttaaatttttttatatattgatgtataaaaataaatcatattaaaaggATTCAGGGAAGGACCACATCCCCAAGAAATGTGCTTTGAATAATTCCACGGGATACACTTTAAAATTTTCCTTGAAGGCAAGATGCaaaacaagttgtgccccatgggcaagagttcaCACTAGCTTATTCTGCAATAATTTGGCAGATGATCTACCACACTTTCCCTAGAGGCAAGAAGACTTAAGACCCAAagaaacaagttatgccctatcGGAAAGAGTAGACACTAACTTAGTGTGTAATAACTTGGTAGATGATCAACAGGTCGTGCCCTAGAGGcgaaaattaatacaacaaatagacaagttatgccccatggccAAGCATTTATACTAGATTAGTGTGTAATGATTTGGTAGATAGTTTATAAGTCTTTTCTAAGAGGAAAGAATTTTAGAACCCAaaggaacaagttatgccccatggactAGAGTTGACACTATCTTAGTCTACAATGATTCGGCAGATGATCTACTACACTTTCCCTAAAGGCAAGACTTAAGCCCCCAAGAAACAacttatgccccatgggcaagagttgacactagttTGGTGTGTAATAACTTGGCAGATGATCTACAGCTCGTGCCCTAGAGgcaaaaattaatacaacaaatgaaTAAGTTATACCCATGTCCAAGCTTTGATACTAAATTAGTGTGTAATGATTTGGTAGATAATTTATAAGTCTTTCCCAAGAGGCTAGATTTTTAGACCCCAaaggaacaagttatgccccataggcaagagttaacactagcatagtctataatgatttgatagatgatctataactcttgccctagaggcaagacttacaCATCAAAGGTTGTTCAACTCGTAATTTTTCAAAGAACATTCTTCCTCTACCATACAAAATATGTATGGTaagctaaaatactaaaaactaaaatactataagcTAAGAACAAaagcaataaatattaaaaattacaaaaagaaaagcATGGGGGAGTATTCAATTGCGAGTAGAAAAAAAGATGATATCAATCAGCAAAACCAAAcatctaaccaaataaataaaagtggagaacCAACTACTAAGGAGGAGTAGATGACCCTTAGATTACAAGGTCTAAATTGTTTCATATTTTATGCCATTTAATCAAGGACAAATGTGATTGAAAAGTTCACTATGACCAAAATACTCATGTAGTAGTCACACATAATTAATGGTAAGACAACCCCCTTAGGAACAAGTTATACCTCATGGGCATGAATTGGCCCCGCCACATTGTTTACTAATTTAGAAGATACTCAATAACTCTTTCCTCAAGGGAAAGACTTGCCACAAGGAAAGGCAAAAAAATATTCTtcgataataaaacataaatatacaaggATATAAAAAATGAATCAGTAGTGATTCTACATTGTATACTTTACATTATCACTTAAAAATAGCCGATTCAATTTGAAAAGACTA encodes the following:
- the LOC124892140 gene encoding uncharacterized protein LOC124892140 codes for the protein MDEIEKVDKVATEYLKEEEPKIWARSFHTNRRYNLLTTNNVESMNAVLRKVRQLPMLGLIDYIQNRLQNLFNEIKMEEQGKFQDITHWSEVEVTDKIQAALKLKVGPIDAIRFIVREGGVEYIVDLKSRTCQCLVFQTDEIPYIHAIAAINSRNMNKSSYCSH